The Elaeis guineensis isolate ETL-2024a chromosome 13, EG11, whole genome shotgun sequence genome includes a region encoding these proteins:
- the LOC105060682 gene encoding ATP synthase subunit b', chloroplastic: MVVVVEVAVMQAAWVEIFTTLNKTKKETSAELEQKLAKGRKRVETELTEALQNLKKQNKDTIKALDSQIAALSDEIAKKVLPTA; the protein is encoded by the coding sequence ATGGTGGTAGTGGTGGAGGTGGCGGTGATGCAGGCGGCGTGGGTGGAGATCTTCACAACGCTAAACAAGACGAAGAAGGAGACGTCGGCGGAGTTGGAGCAGAAGCTCGCCAAGGGACGGAAGCGAGTGGAGACGGAGCTCACCGAGGCACTCCAGAATCTGAAGAAGCAGAATAAGGATACCATCAAGGCCCTGGACTCCCAGATCGCCGCCCTCAGCGACGAGATCGCCAAGAAAGTCCTCCCCACCGCCTGA